The sequence TAAATCTGAAATCAAGAGTGGTGAGTGCCCTTTATTTAGCAGCTCATGCTCTGAATTTATTGACTTGATGCtatttactccctctgtcccataatataagatgttattacatccaatatactcacatattggatgtaATAGCATCTTATATTATGACTGAGACTGAGGGAGTAGTTTTCTTTTTACGTATTATGTAGTTTGTTACCAGATTTTGTTTCCATCCAGTTTAAACCTTCTTAGTCGTCCTGTTGTTCGTCATATAAATTCTTGGGAAAATGATTAGATTCAACCGGTTGATTTCTATGCACTCGTCAACCGCGTCCATCACCTGCCACGTGCCCATGTGGATGTGGCCCAGCACGTCTTCCATCCTATCCTCTCAAAGAGACGTTGCGAGCCATCCATACCTATCTTCTGGTATACTTCTCGCGTCTCTCTCCTCCCTCTTGGCTCTCTTGTTCTCCACTGTTTGTGAGCTTGCTGCCGACAACCGCAACTGGTGTACCACCGCCGCAGCATGGACCTGCTGCAAGCGCCACCCACCTGCTCCGAACAGACCGCCACCATGCCGCTGGAACTGCTGCAAGCCGGCGAGGGGATGTGCAAGGCCAGCCCGCTGCAAGAGCCGACACGCACTGGTGCAAAACGCAACTGCCGGTGCTGCAGGGCCACGGGCGCCGATGCTGCAGATGGGTGTGCCAGTGCTGACAACAGACCGCCCGTCGCACGACGTGCCGCAACGGGGGCTGACGGTGCTCCATCTGTGGCTCAAGGGAGCAGCCGGTGCTCTAGCCAGGGGAGCTCGTCAGTTTATGCAACACCACCCTTTGCTACAAGGAGTAGCTGATGGACCATTGCCGAGGCTGGGCAGTGCTGCGACAGAGCTGCAATGGAGCATCGTCTTGGGGGCGTTAGTTTTGCGACGGAGCATCGCCGGGGGCTGGGGCGGTGCTGCGATGGAGCTGCAATGGAGCATCGTCGGTGGTCATCGGTGCTGATGGAGCATCGCCGGGGCCGGTGCTGCTTGCTATTGAGCTGCAATGGAGCGTCGCCGTTGCTGCGACAGGAACATCACGGGGACCACCCGGTGCTGCCATGGAGCTGCAATGGAGCGTCGGCGAGGGGCCTCCAGTGCTGCCACAGAGCATACCCGGCGCTACAATGGAGCAGTAATGGAGCGTCACCTGGCTATCGGTGCTTCCATGGAGCATGGCCGCTGCTGCTATGGCAAAGCTGCTATGAAGTGACAACCGATGCTCCGACGAACAGGGGCAGCGCTGTACTGCCTGCTAGGGCTGTTTGTGCGAAGGCTACCAGCAGTAGTTGTGGCGACCGGGGTGGAATGCGGTACTGCATAGCATATTCTAGGAGTCCGGTGAGGCGTGTGTTGCCTGAGAGGACAATCCAGTGGCTGTGAAGCATTGCATCGGACGGCGCACAAGGCGGCTGATCCCCGCACGGGATCAGCCGGATGATTCCTAGCACCCACCAAATTCTTGTGATGATCAGATATGCAAACTTTTCATAGTCGATTTCCAACCTCCAATTCTAATTCTCTTTTAGTCATACAATGTACATGTGAAATAAAAGAAAAATGTTTTGTTTTATCCGGATGATTTCTTCCTCACTTAAACCGACTCCTGTGTGCGACACGTGTCCCCTGTCAGGCCACCCACCGCTCCATCCAACCTTATCTCCTGGCAATCCTTCTTCGCTCGctttctctctttccccctttcttcCTAGTTCGTCACTGGCAGAGCAGAGGCCGTCAAATCCATGGCGAGCACCACTAACCACCACAGCTGGGAACCGGGAGGGACCGTCGCCGACGCTGCATGATGCTACTCTGCCGCATCGGCAACCCTGCTGCTGCAATCCCGCCATGGCCGCGGCCGCCATTGATGCAAGCAGGAGAGGATCACACCGTCAACACCCACACATGATCATCTCTGTTTGGCAGCATCGGGCGAGCAACGCGTCACGACATCCGCCGGTGCTGCCGCGTGGTGGCGTTGCTATGAGCTGATCGAAGCATCCGTCGACCTGTCGCTGTTGCATCGCTGCATCCGCCGTCGCCGTCGCACGCTTTGTCGCAGCACCCATCGGCGCCGCCGCGTGCTGTTGTTGCTGTCTTTGCATCGAAGCATCCGTCGGCGCAGCCGTGTGCTGTTGTTGCTGCATCGATACATCCACCGGCGCCGTCGCACGTCGTTGCAGCATCCGCCGGCGGCCGGTGCTGCCATGGAGCTCGCCAGGTGCGTTGCTGCAGTGGAGCATCGCCGGGGCCACTGGAGCTGCAATGAAGCGCCGTGGCGTCGTCGAAAGCTCCGCCGAGTTGCAATGAAGCGTCGCCGGAGCTGCAATGAATCGTCGCCGGAGCTGCATTGAAGCACCGCAGAGGGCATTGAAGGTTCGTCATGGTTGTATTGAAGCGGCGTGGACGCTGCAATGGAGCGCCGCCGGGTGCCGTCGGTGCTGCACCGTGCTGTCATGGGAGCCGAGCTGTTGCGTGGTGCTGCCATGGGAGCTGGTGCGTGGTGCTGGCTTGGGGCTGCAGATCGTGTGACTGGGAGATTCTGAATCGGACGGTTCTAGGAGCAGTTTAAGTCAGCCTAAAATCACACCCGACTGATTTGTAGCAGCCGCCGAAATAAAATCAGTACTGCATTAAGATATGTATCATTGGTAAATGGTAAACTAATATCCTGCACCATTAGCATGTAATTGAATCATTAGCCTTTGGTGCAAAGTATGCCATGATCTTTATGCCATTTTGTTTGGACTCAAATGAATGCCATGAGTTTATGATGTTGTTATGTCACTTTCATCAACTCATTAGCTGATTCTTTCACTTGTTTAGTATTCGTTTTAATGGAAATATGAGGTTGGTATGCAATACTGTAGACAGACCTGTAGTTTATTTTTTGTGTTGGTTCTAAGAATATATGTCCTGTTCCAGCCTATCGGAAACTTGCTCGGAGCTATCACCCTGACGTGAACAAGTAAGTTGGGTAATCATTACCTTGTTGCTTTTCAGCTCCTTATAACACTTCTTGTATTCTTCTTATTTTCTCTTAGCTCTCTTACTGCTTGACCTTGTGCTCTTCTCATCTTTGTAGACATCTCttgattcttatttgtttgtgcactAGCCATCTTTGCATCTAGCTTGATCAAAGAGCATGAGAGTTAGTTCTTATgtgtcttttgtttttgttttagagagCCTGGCGCTGAACAAAAGTTTAAGGATATCAGCAATGCTTATGAGGTTAGGCCAGTTGGTCTTACCCAGTTCTATCCATTCTTTCTTCATTCTAGCAGTGCACATTTCTTCCAGCTAACATAAAGATGATTGCTGTTGAAGGTTTTGTCTGATGATGAGAAGCGAGCGATCTATGATAAATATGGAGAAGCTGGTCTGAAGGGTTCTGGCATGGGAACGGGAGTAAGTGTTCCTTAATAGTGTTCTCCAGTTCACAAGTTTGATCAAGAGTACCTTTTGTATTTTTAACTTCTGAACTTAGAATAATATGAACATTTTGGCTTGCAGGATTACTCAAACCCATTTGATCTCTTTGAGTCACTATTCGAAGGATTTGGTGGAATGGGTGGAATGGGCGGGGGCCGTGCTGCTCGTAACAGGCCAATGCAGGGTGATGACGAGAGCTACAATCTGGTTCTCAACTTCAAGGAAGCGGTGTTTGGTGTAGAGAAAGAGATTGAGATAACTAGGCTGGAAGGCTGTAATACTTGCGACGGAAGTGGCGCCAAGCCTGGCACCAAGCCAACCACGTGTAAAACTTGTGGTGGTCAGGGCCAGGTGGTCTCCTCCACAAGAACACCACTTGGAATATTCCAGCAGGTATCCACATGCAATACTTGCGGTGGCACTGGTGAATTCTCCACCCCATGCAAAACCTGTGGGGGCGATGGCCGTGTGCGCAAGACAAAGAGGATCAGTCTGAAGGTTCCCGCAGGAGTGGATTCTGGAAGCAGGTTGAGGGTCCGTTCTGAGGGTAATGCTGGTCGGAGAGGAGGCCCGCCAGGAGACCTTTATGTCTTTATTGATGTTCTCTCGGATTCAGTTCTTAAGCGAGATGGGACAAGCATTCTCTACACATGCAAGGTTTCTTACATTGATGCAATTCTTGGGACAACTGTCAAGGTCCCCACTGTTGATGGGGTGGTTGACCTGAAGATCCCCTCGGGGACCCAGCCAGGTACAACTCTGGTGATGTCCAAGAAAGGTGTTCCACTTCTTGGTAAATCAAATGCTCGCGGAGACCAGCTGGTGCGTGTCCAGGTTGAGATTCCAAAGCGTCTAAGCAGCGATGAGAGAAAGCTGATCGAAGAGCTTGCAAACCTCAACAAGGCCGAGCCAGCAAACAGTAGGAGATGATAACTGAATCAGGCTTGGTTGGTTTGGTGCTTGTGCGATAGGCAATTTTGATGCAAATTGCAGCGACAAAGTGACAGTTGGAGTTGTTACTGCAGGAACTCTGCTCATTCTGCACGCAGTGTCATGGTGGAAAACTGTTGAGAGATAAAGCCATGTCTGTATCTTCAGTTTAAGCTTACAGAAAGGTAGGTCACCGCAAATCACCAAATGGATGGTGAACTTTTTGCAATAGCCTGTCGTATGCTTTAGCCAAGCTTATTAGCCTATTTTTGATGATATATGATTCTTGCATCTTTGAAAATATTAGGGGCATTATTACTGCGCAAAGGTTTTCAATATTTGTTGTAGAAGTGCTGCAACATTTTATGAGCATTTTGTAAGCTGTAACACGAACATGTGGCATTTTGGTGGCACTGCGGATTCGGATTCCATTAAGTAGTCCTTTGCAGCTATTACaatctactacctccgtcctggtttattggtcccattgtattttgtgctaaattttgatcaTAGACTTAATTAATAAAATGTTCatacatgtcaccaaaaattatatcattgaaaagtatgttcaaatacaaatctaacGATATAACTTTTGTTGGCATGCACTAACACTTTGTTAGTTAtattttggtcaaaatttggcacaaattacatAGGGGCTGATAAACCAGGACAATAGGGACCGATAAACCAGGACAATAGGGACCGATAAACCAGGACAGACATAGTATATATTGCCATCTAGGTGAACTTCGGGACATATCAATTTTTTTTAGGGTAAAAACCTGTATAAATTAAACACGAGCATTGTCTTTCCTGATACAAGCTACAAGGAACACAGGAACATAGTTAATCCATAAACATCTACGTCTAACTGGATTAGCCAGCTTTGTGCAAAGATGCGCGAGCTCATTTGCTTCTCTTGGTAAACTGAAGTTGGAAGTGTTCAATGTTAGCAGTAAGCTTCGGAACTTCATGGAGTGTCGCTGCAATCTCTGATTGATCATATGATTTTGTTTCCCACATATTCACTATCTGCAAAGCATCAGATTCAATAGTAATTTTGCATAGGCCGAGGCCACAAGCCAACTGCACCCCATCTTTGATCGCCAAAGCCTCCAGTGCCATTACACTGGATGCTGCATCATACCAGGCTTGCGCTCTAATAAGTTTTCCATGATGATCTCGAACTCCAAGTCCTGTGCCCCCTGTTTCTTAGCATCTGAGAACATTGCATCAACATTTATTTTCATGAAACTAACCTGAGGTGGTTTCCATTGTGGTCTACAGCATCCTTCTCTTTCATCTCTCTGCCTATTGCACAGAAGTCCATTGATATATCTAGAGTCCATTTAACATACTGTAACATCGAGCGACCCTTCTCGCCATGCTTCCTTGCATTCCTTTCTGACCACACAACCCAAGCACCACACAAAATAACAGGGATATCACTTACCCGGATCCTGGAGATATCAAGGATGTCAACCGCCCAAGACTGAGGATGTAGTACAGGGATCTTGACCTCCATTACCCGTTTGATTTCCTGCCAAAACAAGTTCACCCAAGTACACTCAAAGATGGCATGATAGATAGTTTCCTCCCTTCCACAATCTACACAATTTTCAATTCTTTCCACATGTCTATCTTTGAGAGTAGATATAGTTGGAGTGAATTACTCTCGATTGATTGATTAGCATCGGTTACAGGTACATCATATACAAGGGAAGCCCATAAGAGTCGGCACGCAGGCCAGGGCATGCGGTTTCAGATCCTATAATCTAGGGAATACACAGGTGTACATGCTATACATAGAATTagtctaacaccccccctcagccGGAACGCCATTTGGATGAACGTTCAGACTGGATCGAAACTCATGGTACACCTGAGATGGCAGCCCCTTAGTGAATAGGTCGGCGAACTGAGAACTGGACGGCACATGCAACACGCGGGCTTCACCAAGAGCGACGCGATCACGGACGAAATGCAAGTCGATCTCAATGTGTTTTGTGCGCTGATGTTGAACGGGATTACTAGCAAGATATGAAGCACTGACATTGTCGCAATATACCACAGTGGCACGCCGCGGAGGACACTTGAGCTCATGGAGAAGTTGTCGTAGCCAGCAGGACTCAGCAACACAATTTGCAACTCCGCGGTATTCAGCCTCGGCGCTCGAACGGCTCACAGTTGGTTGTcgtttggaggaccaagacaccaaATTTGAGCCGAGGAAAACACAAAATCCTGACGTGGACTTGCGAGTATCCAGGCAGCCAGCCCAATCTGCGTCGGTGTAAGCCACAAGATCACGAGAAGCGGATCGGTAGAACTGAAGCCCGTAGTGAGTGGTGCCCCTCAAGTACCGAAGTATGCACTTGACCAACTGCATGTGGCTATCCCGAGGCGCATGCATGAACAAGCAGACTTGCTGAACGGCGTAGGAGATGTCAGGCCGAGTGAGGGTAAGGTATTGAAGTGCACCAGCAAGACTCCGGTAATGTGTGGGGTTAGAGAGGAGATTGCCGTCGGTGGAGGAGAATTTGGAGCTAGTGTCAATGGGTGTGGAAACGGGTTTACAATTGAGCATCTTAGCGCGGTCAAGAATCTCCAGAGCGTATTGTTGTTGGCAAAGAAAGAGACCGGATGTGGTGGGGGTGACATTGATGCCCAAGAAGTGATGAAGATCACCCAAGTCACTCATGGAGAATTCAGACTTAAGGGAAGCGATGATGGTGTGGAGTGTGTGTGTAGAGTTGGCGGTAAGAATAATATCGTCAACATACACAAGGAGATAGGCAATGGATGTACCTCGATGGAGAATGTAGAGGGAAGAATCACTCCGGGAGGCAGAGAAGCCGAGGGAGAGCAAGTATTGCTTGACCCGAAGAAACCACTGGCGTGGGGCCTGTTTAAGGCCGTAGAGAGACTTGCGGAGTAAGCATACATGATCCGGTCGGGCTGGGTCGACGAAGCCAGCGGGCTGAGCACAGTACACAGTTTCATTGAGCTCACCGTGGAGAAATGCATTCTTCACATCAAGTTGGTGGATGGGCCATGAGTGAGATGTGGCAAGACTGAGAACAACACGAATCGTAGAAGGCTTGACCACAGGGctgaatgtctcatcatagtcgaCACCTTCTTGTTGAGTGAAGCCACGGACCACATACCGCGCCTTGTATCGAGCAAGAGAGCCATCCACATGGAACTTATGTCGAAAGATCCATTTTCCCATCACCACGTTCACACCTGCAGGCTTAGGTACCAAAGACCAAGTGGAGTTATTCATTAAAGCAAGATATTCATCACGCATCGCTTGTTGCCAATTAGGGTCCTTGAGAGCGGATTTGTAGGTGGCTGGAATAGGGGAGAGAGGAGGTGTAGTGGTGGTGAGGAATAAACGACGAGGCATACAGTAGCCATGTTTAGCGCGAGTGGACATTTTGTGGGAATTACGTGGAGGTTTGATCGGGAGTGCATGGCGAGGTAAACATGGCGGGCTGGGAGTGGATGGCGCGTCCTGCGAAGTAGATTCGGTGGGCCGGTCAGGGGGAGAGACAGAGCCGGCAGGAACGGATCGCGAGATGGATTCGGTGGCAGGTGGGTCCGAGGTTGTTGGCGCAGTGCGTTGGGACGAGCTGGATTGGGTAGAGCCGGTGGAAGTGGCTGGCAGTCGAGGGGGATACGGGGCTGGTGGTTGGCGAGCCATTGGGAGAGGAACGCGTGGAATCGGTGGGCGGAGTCGATAGGTGGGGTCCAGACGGAGGCTGGCGAGGCGATAGCGACGGGCGAGGCGGGCGATCTAAGTGATTCGGTGGGGGCGGGCGATCCGAGGAATTGGAGGTGGGTAGGATCGACTGCATGGGATCGGTTGTGGACGTGAGGGATTGTGGCCGCGGTGTGGGTGGTGTGTATGGAAAAATTGACTCATCAAAGATAACGTGACGTGAGACAATAACGCGGCGAGTCGCAAGGTCAAAACACTGATAGCCCTTGTGCTCGAGAGGATAGCCAATGAACACGCAGCGAGTGGAGCGGGGCGCAAGCTTGTGAGGCACGGTAGTGGAGACGTTAGGGAAACAAAGACAACCGAAAACACGCAAGTGATCGTAGGTGGGTTGGGTGCCATATAAGAGGAAGTGTGGTGTGTTGGGGTGAATGGCACAGGAGGGACGTCGGTTAAGGAGATAGGTTGCAGTGTGTAGTGCTTCAACCCAAAACGGAGGTGGAAGAGTGGCTTGTTGAAGAAGGGCGCGGACAATATCGTTAGTGGTTCGGATGAGCCGTTCGGCCTTGCCGTTTTGAGGAGAGGTGTGAGGGCAAGAAAAACGATAGGCGATGCCGTTGGAGGAGAAGAAGTGACGAAGAGTGGTGTTGATGAATTCGCCGCCATTGTCGCATTGCATAGCTTTGATGATGACATGAAATTGAGTGTACACGAACGAGAAGAAACGTTGGAGGGTGGGGGATGTGTCGGATTTGTTGCGAAGCGGGAAGGACTAGGAGTAATGGGTATAATCATTCAAGACAATCAAATAATATTGGTAACCAGAGAAGCTTACAACGGGAGAGGTCCATAGATCACAATGAATCAACTCAAAGGGAGCATAAGTTTTGCtaaatgaagaaggaaaagagagaCGTGGCTGGCGCCCTAGTTGGCAAGCAGTACATGGAGAGTGAGCTGCCTTATTACAATGAGAAAGAAAATCACGTCCTAATGAAGCGAGCGTGTGCGCACTGGGATGGCCGAGTCGACGATGCCACAAGTCCGAAGTGGAGACGTTGAAGAGAGCAGACGCCGGAGATGGAGTGGTGCCAACAAAGGGGTAGTGGTCGCCGTGACTAACGGAGATCAATGAGTACTCTCCGAGTGCGAAGGTCCTTCACAAGAAAACCACATGGATAAAATTCAATTGAACAGGAATTATCTTCTGTAAAACGACGAACTGAGATAAGGCTAGTGACGACACGAGGAGAAACAAGAATATCAGTAAGGCGGAAATCATGCGGGGAAAGAGTAGTAGAGCCAGATGCGGTGATGGGAAGATGTTGCCCATTGCCAACAAGGATACTAGATGGTATATGCTTTCATGAAGAACTGGATTTGGTCAAGGTACCTGGATTGCCCGTCACATGAGAAGAGGCGCCACTGTCAAGGAACCATTCAGGCGCCGGCGTGGAAGGGTAGCCGCCGTTGCTGTATGCGGCGTTGAGCATGGCAATGTGATCCCACGACGGAGGCGGTGGCGGGTAGTACGGGCTGGCCGGCGGGGGCGGTGTGTAGGCATGGTACGCCTGGGCATGGGAGCCAGGACGAGGCCCGAGGACGCCGGCGGCGTTGGGAGGGATCCAGCCGGAGCGAGGGGACGGGAGCGCCATCCCGTAGGGAGCAAAATAGCCCGTGAACGGAGAGAAGGGTGGGTGCGACGGACCCCGGCCCCCGCTGTCGTTGCGTCCACGGCCACGTCCACGGCCGCGGTCACCACCATCACCGCCGCGATCACCGCGACCACGACCAGAGGATGGAGGCGGCGGATGAGGCGGCCCCTAGAGCCGATCGGAGACGCGGTCGGAGGAGCGGTCACCACCATGATCACCAGCAGCGCGACCACCCGCGCCGGGGGTGCCACCGGAGGTGCTGGAGCCGGGGATAGCAAAGGCGGACACGCTCTCCTCGGCCGCGCGCTGCGCCTGAGATTCCTCGGCCAAGACCACCCTGGAGAGGACGGTGTCGAAGGGGAGAGTCTGATCGCTGAGGACGACCCGAATGGTTTCAAGCCGTTTATCGAGTCCATGAAGGAACTGCGTGGTGAGATCCACCTCGGTGACCGCGTGGTCGATGTCGGCGAGGCCGTCGGTGAGCTGCTTCATGCGGCGCGCGTACTCGGAGATCGAGAGGTCGCCCTGCTTGAGATTGCGGTATTGGCGGTTGAGGATCATGTAGCGGGCGGCGCGGTTGGCGAGGAAGTAGTCCTTGATTTTGTGCCAGAGAGCGAAGGTGGTTGTGGCGCCGACGACATGGTCGCACATGGTGTCGGAGAGGGTGACGTAGATCCACAGGACAACGTGGGCATCCAGCTCGAGGTATTGGGAGGTGGCGTTGGGGGGAGGTGGGTGCTCGATGAGGTAGGTGACGCCGTACCGGAGAAGAACCATGAGAAAGAAGGTTTTCCACTTGTGATAGTTGTGACCTGCTGGGTTGAGAAGAAACTTGATGTGGTTAGTGATGTGG comes from Triticum aestivum cultivar Chinese Spring chromosome 5B, IWGSC CS RefSeq v2.1, whole genome shotgun sequence and encodes:
- the LOC123111009 gene encoding chaperone protein dnaJ A7A, chloroplastic, with protein sequence MLHPVHRLPATPSRPAVHPHVSPAPPSLRLRRVAGTRPTTPVVCCSGFVGSLPVANQGSEFEPRSRSIYGGRGSVAIDPRFMASKNSTRGRGKHLASPSASLNHAPSPRFRHRRGSRFIVRAESDFYSVLGVSRNASKSEIKSAYRKLARSYHPDVNKEPGAEQKFKDISNAYEVLSDDEKRAIYDKYGEAGLKGSGMGTGDYSNPFDLFESLFEGFGGMGGMGGGRAARNRPMQGDDESYNLVLNFKEAVFGVEKEIEITRLEGCNTCDGSGAKPGTKPTTCKTCGGQGQVVSSTRTPLGIFQQVSTCNTCGGTGEFSTPCKTCGGDGRVRKTKRISLKVPAGVDSGSRLRVRSEGNAGRRGGPPGDLYVFIDVLSDSVLKRDGTSILYTCKVSYIDAILGTTVKVPTVDGVVDLKIPSGTQPGTTLVMSKKGVPLLGKSNARGDQLVRVQVEIPKRLSSDERKLIEELANLNKAEPANSRR